The genomic segment GGGGATCATGCTCTATAATCAGAGAATGGAGAATGTTTACTGCAACAGGAGAGCAAACAGTTTTTTGAAAAGATATGCGCCTCCGCGTGAGATTTACAATATAGGCAAGAGAATCTTTCAGGCGATAAAAAAATCAAAACTGCATGAGGAGTTTCCCGGAGAAGTTGTCCTGACCAAGAGCCTCTACGGCTCTTCCAGCAACTGGATATTCAAGTTTTTCATATGTGAATCTCATCAACCCCTTGTGGGGGTCTTCATAATAGAAGAGTCCATCTCAAATAAGATTGACATGAATCAGATCAGGCAGCAGTTCAAACTAACGCGCAGAGAGACAGATGTGCTCAGAAGGGTTCTTGACGGGTTGAAAAATATTGAAATTGCAGATGATCTCGAAATATCCG from the Nitrospirota bacterium genome contains:
- a CDS encoding helix-turn-helix transcriptional regulator; translation: MKRYAPPREIYNIGKRIFQAIKKSKLHEEFPGEVVLTKSLYGSSSNWIFKFFICESHQPLVGVFIIEESISNKIDMNQIRQQFKLTRRETDVLRRVLDGLKNIEIADDLEISEQTVKDHLSNVYMKTGVENRFALIRSLIKPSQIGYT